In the Rhododendron vialii isolate Sample 1 chromosome 2a, ASM3025357v1 genome, GGGTAAATGTTCGAAAACTAACATTTGATATCCTCGCTCCTGACAGAAACCTAAGAGCGTAACTAAGTTGCGGTGCCAAATCCGCGACAAGTATGTTACCTGTTCAGAATAATAGTGTTAAGTGCTACCGGAAACAACATATGTAATCAGTTTAGTCTTCAAAGGAACAAAAAGAAGAACATAAAGCAGAATGGAGAGGGCGGCGGCACTGGTTTGAGTGATGACAACTTAACATTGTGGATGAAAGGTAGAAGTAAGGTGACTTGTGCTTGATTGAATTTTGCCTTCTTATGATGTTACAacgaaagacaaaaaaagaagagcgAAAATTATCAAAGTATGATGCTTTTATATCTTCTTGTTGATAAAATCAGAATGCAGTGCTCAAAGCACCTCCAATGAACGTGTGGCACGATGGCAATGTATTGCCATATTTTACCATGCCATAGTGTCAAAATGCTACTATTTGGCAATGTTTCTCCGAAAGTCTCATGTCAAAATGAGTCAAATATTATGCATCCCTTCTTCCAACCACAATTTATATCTCATCTCTCTTGTTATAATGGCCATCGGTGATGACATAGTAAAAATGGCATTGCCAAAGCTTGTGTCAATCGCCACAAGATTTGATACTGCTATTTTTTGGCAGGAATTTGAGCATATCATTGGAAGGGAATACTGAGGCATTGCTATAATTTGGCTTTGGCAAGACTTAAGCAACCGATTTGAGACGTTCTTACGATACTGTAAGATATCAAGTTGCTGCTCTATCATACCTCTTCAATAAATTCTTGACTAGGGGCACCGGTTCGCCTTTTGATAACCACAAAATTGCCATCACGAAGCAATCCTTTGTAAACCAGGCCGAAACTTCCGTATCCAATGAGATTACTCTCTTGGAAATTCTTTGTAGCTTGCTCCAACTCTTCCACTGTGAATTGCACAGCTGTTCCGTGAGGTCCAGCTATGGGTGGCACAGTCGATGAACTGGTTCCCCCTCCTCTTTTCAGCTCCACTGTAATGAAATCAGCAGCAAAATGAGAAAATCTCTATGGGATACGAATTGGGCTACTTTGGTAAATCCACGTGGCCATTGCCGGAGCACTGAATTGTTGTAAAGTGTAATTCTCACCAATAGGTgtagtttttctttcattttcaccTCCGTGATTGTTTTTTCCCGGTGTGGAAATTAGTTTTTCTCGATTGGAAAACTGCGAAAACAATATCAATGAAAAGAAACCTTACCTACTGCAGATGGATCTGAAGAACCAGACTCCGAATTCCTGTTTGACGAATTGCTATGCTTCAAGAAGCAGTAACACCCGAAGCCCATTACGATTGCCAGAGCTATCGCCCCTCCAACGCCTCCTACTATGGCTGCAAGTGAGCTTGACATCCAGTAAAGCCTCCTCAGAAAACCTGAACATTGAACTTGTGATAGAGAAGAACCAGATGACTAGCAGAACTTAAGGTTTTAGTGTTTCAGagggggaaaaacaaaaaaagtgtcTTCTGTACTGTTGGTTTTTGCTACAGTTGCTGCAACTTGAAATGGTTTGCTGAGCCCACAGGAGCTGAGAGATGTGAACTGGCTTGATATTTGCTGCAACTTGAAATGGGTTGGTGAGCCCACAGGAGCTGAGAAATGTGAACTGGCTAATATCTCTCAAGTATCCACTTAGGGAACAGCTATTGTGGTGAGGATTCAATGCTGCCAATTTTTCTTATAAAAGATAGCAGATGACAACTCATTGGCTCCTTTTTTTAGTACCCCACTGTGGTGTCCATTGTTCAGCAAGTTACCCCAGGGGAAAAAAGCCCCATTAATAACAACATCCTGTCCCTCTTTTCATGAAAGAGAATCCTTACTTTATGTGGGATTTGGTTGTTAGGGGCCTAGGGGGTGTGGGGGCTGTTGATTCCCAAAACTCAAGCTGGAGTTATTGTAAACTGCACCAACAGTGTATTTAGGTTAGCTGGGGCAGAAAAGAATAGGCACTGGATCTTTTGTCCCCATATTTACTGCCCCCTCTCCCACATAGTTTCTATAGAGATAAACACTCTTTCACATCCTCTTAACCCGGATAACTAACCGggaatgttatttttttatagagataaACGCTCTTTCACATCTTCTTAACCCGGATAACTAACTCGGGaatgtttgttttttccttagGATACTTCAAGAACTGATCCAGTGGAGACGGGGTGGAACTTGTAGCCTTGAGGACTAGAGCATGTGGTTTACGAACCTTCACTCCACTCCGGAGGTAGGAAAATCATGCACTCCCGTCCAAACGTTCTTGCCTTTCGAGATTCTCATCATATCTTGTGATTATGAATACAATGATGAGGGGAGACACGGACATTTGCCGACAGACTATCCTAAAAAATGGTGGTTTAAGCAAGAACTTAGATAGACATTTTAGGTCTTTACTCTAGATATACACACTCTGGAAGTTAGTGTCACAGCAATGGAATCTCTCTAGATAGGAATCTGTAGCCATTTGAGTTGCTGTTTAACTGTGAAATTTTATGACTTTTATGGATATATATGGACAGTGATGACAATGACATTTTATTAGACTGGCACTGGGGGAAGACATCATTATTGAAGGGGGGATCAAAAGAAAAGGTACCTGTCAGTCAATCAATTTCAAGTCTCTTCCCTCAATTTTCTCTATCTGCCCCATTTATTTTGCCTCTTTTTTGTCATCTGAcctggaaagaaagaagagagtgaTTGGAgttccctatttttttttatccagtgAAAAGACTCTTCCTTATATGGGGATCAAGAGCAGCTGACAGCTGATCCAAACAAGACATTCCCTCAGCAAGTGATGCCGTAGAGGTCCATCTTTTCCATAGCTTGATATATACTCTTGGTTTTCTAGGCTTGGACAGTATTTATTTTTGCAATTTCCCTTAAAGGTTCTGTTTGCTTACTTTTGGAGTGTTTTAAGCCTGTTTCCATCTTTTGATCTAGTTTCCCATTGCAGTATTCAAAAACTAATCTTGGGGAGCAAACTTACTCATCAGTATTCTGTAGGTAAGCAGTTTTCAATGGTAATCGTTTGCAAGATTTCGGTTTATTGTTCAACAAAAACTTGTTTGGTGGGTATTTATCGAACCATGATTTCGGGTGATTTTCAGGAAATAACCCTTTGGCTAAAAGACTAGTGCTTGTCCAACTGGCGTATGTGTTTTCAAAAGCAAGTTTCTTAAAAGTGTTGTATAAAACCGTGATTAATTCTTGACCGAACTTTCTTTTAGCACGAATAATTTTCCGTGGAGTTGTATTGTTCTTAAAAAGTGCCTCGATTGCAACGCATCGATAACTGATAACCGAACAAGTTTTCTGCATTTTCTGAAAAACTCATGAAAACTGTAATAGGAAACAGCAACAAAATCTGAGAGACACTTGTGTTTTATGATGCAACTGGTCGAGCTGTAATGAGGAACTGAAGGGTAGTGGAAATAATACAATTTAATTTGCTATGGCATGTTCCATTTTCACCAAAGAAAATCGAGGAAGGTTAGTGGAAAGATTCTCTCTCCCATATAggagtagtatatatattttgtatgcTTCAGTGAGCTTGTTCTGTAATGGGCAAGGCTGGAAAGCAGCAGGGGATTGGTGGAAAGGATTCTGTCTTATTGTGCAGGGCTGAAGGATGTACTGGATGTAGAAGGGCACATGCCacgggaagagagagagagagagagagagagagagagtgtgtgtgtgtgttttgtgtagagagagagagagagagagagagagtgtgtgtgtgtgtgtgtgtgtgtgtgtgtgttttgtgttgGGAAAGGTGGAAATCTCAAACAAGATGTGGACTGGGCTGATATCCCTCGGCAGCAAGTggggatgttttttttttgtacatgtgCTGATTTTGTTCTACTTtcgagattaaattcttttcgcCGACGGtggaaaattttacttttctaccATCATTTTTTTGGATTCTACCGTGTATTTATtattgatctgaaccgttcatcttgtaaacCTTACATAGTAGTGTatccattcaaaaaataaacttaatcggatatcgataggagtatcaaaaattgaattacgGATAGTTTATccttattattattgacagaaattagatcgtccattttataaaacaaatttcaaattttgatatacctatcgaCTTCCgttcaagttgattttttgcatgacaaTATTATGTTGcaagtcttaaaatatgaacggtttaTATCACAACAATAGACATTCGGTGGGCTCATAATGGACGATGgtggaaaaatgaaattttacaccagcggtggatagaatttattctcttctcTTTATTTTAAGTTGGTTGTTTTGTTTCATGATAGTATGAATTGGTTCGACGGTGgttgttttgtttcttgataGTATGAATTGGTTCGACGGTCAGGTGTGTCCGAGCTAACTTACAGGTCATTCACGTCGAAGctagaaaattcacaagaaattacttcttTTATCAATCTGACCCCGATAATCGAACATTGGTAAATTATATGAGGAGCAAATTCACTAACCTACCGGACTAACTCTTACGGGTTTTCATGATTTGAATCGGAGGTACTTAAAAAGGCAGCAGAggtattgtgttttttttccttcaccgGCCGAACAGAGCAGAGGTGGTCCTGATCCGAgaccaagccaattttgtcaTTAAAAAACCTCACACCAAACATTTCTTCTGCTTCAATGGCGGTACAAAGTTGCCATTGGGTCATGATCTGATGACGACGACTCCTAGGTCAATGACCACCCCCAGTCAAATGTGGGGCCAGTACTACTTGATCTTGCTGTATGGACCACCCGATTGCAGGATGGAggggggggctgctgcccatgaGGGGCAGCACCTTGCAGCAGCGTGGTAAAAACTACACCGTTTCATGTGTTAGTGTGTAGCAAATGGATATAGAGCATTCCATCAGTGAGCTGTCACAATACCCCCTCAATTCtgtacatttcttttttttggtaagtcaaTTTCGTGGACCTCAATTCTGCACCTTTTGAGTCCaaataaatgattttcacactaaaaagatggaaaaaaaaaaataccaaactacaaaaagtAAGTTCAACAACCATCCACAAAAATTACTCCAAATCCTTAAGAAAGATAAATCCCATAGACTCCCAAAAAGAATTGTACGAGTTTAACGATAACAAAAAAACTACACCGTACATTACGTATAAGCCGAATCGGATGGTTGCGAATTGCATACAAGAAATTAAATTATCATCAGGGAAGAATGGCTCAGCCTCGCTTCCATTGTGACTCGCTTCATTCATGAAAGTGTGTCCCACTTGCTCAAATGTTATTCCctataaaaagttgaaaatcatattagaataaaaaaaaagttagttaACTTCGTTCTAAAAATATACGTACATCAATCACCTGAAAAAACAAGGGACTATAACAAGCTTGGGAGGATGACGgcgccattttttttttttgaattactgCCTCATCATGAAAAAAGCAATTCaaagaagttaaaaaattacgatcgaaactttattttttaaataaggacaaaaaaaaccaattaataagcagcttattttcttctttattcaaaaaaaattgggttttgatactaattttttatttttaagattcCTCTATCATAATGAAgtaaaaattgccaaaaaacaaacaaattccaaaaaaaataaataaggacaaaaaaaaatccaaatagattatttagcaaaaaaaacccttaaccCATTCTCCTTaaatttttagcattttgtagtttggtatttttgttcatctttttcgtgtgaaaatcatttatttGGACTCAAAAGGTGCAGAATTAAGGGGGTATATTGACATCTCACTGTTGAAATGCACTATATCTACTTGCTACCCACAAACACATGAAACGGTGTAGTTTTTAATCACAGCAACAAGCTGTTTTCCCACATGGGCAACAGCCCCCCGTCCCTGATTGCAAGGGGATTGATTCTTCCATGTGGGCCCCGTTTCTCTGCTGGGGCGGAGTCATGATTTGTAAGTAGCGGAGTCAAATTTAGTAAAAAAGTATACCTAAAATATGCGAGGTCAAATACGTAAAATATCATGACAAATTAAGCatgtctaaaaaaaaaaaaaattactgtggGGTCACGTGACCCCACTTTCACTGTGTCCCTTTCCGCACTTGTTTGTGCAGGGATTGATTTCGGTGAGCGATGAGCGCAATGGTGAGTTGGTGACACCAAATGACgctccgttccggaactcaaaataaatttttattttttaagaaggtaatttcaagtttaaaaattatgaatttattgaaatttaaaaatatgcaatatggatcttgtttggaagatctcgatgagatcttttatacgatgcaaaaaaaaaattgaaaaattatttttcatttaccttatttttgagtttgaaaatgtgaaataagctgtttattttttaagaagatttctgaaacAGGGCCTGAGACATCTTTCGGCTTGATTAGATAGTAATGTGGTCATGTCTTCGTGACGTGACAAACCATTATTAATTAGTCTAGGTCCATTGACAGACACTATttaagttatttaaaaaaaattagtggtcAATTATTAGTTTTCAGTTAGTTTATGTGGGAAAAATGGGACGTGGGGATCCTTGATCCAATTTACAAAGATTGTTTTAATCAGCCCAGCACATGGCTGGTACAGAATTAGAAAAGTTGTAAAAGTGCCCTTGACCTTTTGTGCAAGCATTGCAAATTGTTCCTTGATGTCCCGTACACTTCACGTGACAAAGATGTCATCTTGGTCTTCCTAGTGAAATTTGGGTTGGTGCTATGCAGTGAAGGACACAGCGACGGCTCGAATCTTATCTCGATAACCAATGATTGAGAGTtattcattgccgagatgagattcaAGCCGTCGAATGCATGATCCGACGGCTTGAAGGTGCGCAACACGATGCTGCGGACACCACTGCATAACACCATCTCCCAATTCCTTTCTCACCAATCACAAGTCAAAAGAGATTTCTaagtaaaatattcaaaagtgactcactttctctctctcttggaggCCCAATTAAAACCGAGCAGAGCATCATATGGATTTTACCTTAAAATAGTTGATATCATGAAAGAGATTTTAAACCTAAATTCTTACGAGGAAACAAACTCATAAGCCCAAAATCTTTAGCATGTTTGTATAGGGACCTGCGGAGTGAGTTTGATTAAGTCCCATGAAGTGACAAAATTATGTAATGACAAAAAATCATAGGCCGCAATGTTTAATGCAAGGAAAGGGGAAAAGTGTTTGGGGACAAATTGGTCCTATCATACTATACAAGACCTTTACAAGTTTGGTTTTCACATATCGGTTTGGTAATTGGTTTCCGAGTATTGAAATGACATTTTACTTTAAAATCAGTTGAAATTATTTTACTATGATTTTGGTTGGCttaaaaaagaggagaaaagagaAGTTGGTGAAAAttccgggaaaaaaaattctctttgtTAGGGATAAATTTTGCATGAGGAGACAGGTGAGTTCGACACTTCAACTCTCACCATTCTCGTTCCCACACTTTTTTGAGTGGTTCAAGCGAACTTCTTGGattaaaaaaatgcactaatttttaaaaaaattcgtatATAGTTTAATTTTTCTTTACTACTATCTCCATTGGGTCATTTGTGTGTAGCTAATTAAATGCAAATATGCTTAAATATATGAATCATTAGGTAGTTTatgctcaacaaaataaaataaattagaCCCAGTAATATCTTATAAGCGaacaaaattttttgtttcatgtaTAGAGTTttgcattgtaaattttttttatatttgtcaCTGCTGAATTGAAATTCGGGAGCTGCCCCGACTAAATCTTaaaaaggaggagaaaagaaaaagggggagagagttTCCAAgaaaattctctctttttcagAGGGAGAGTTTTACTAATTGGGCCTACTAGGTGTATTCAAGCAAATGAATAGGGCACTGGATCTTGGTGGGTTAGGGCCTGATTAGAAGATAATGGGCCTATTAGAATCCGTATTAGGAAAGTTTGGGCCAAAATCCAAGTTAAGCCCAATTGAAAATGATGCTACCAAGTCTTATGGATCGGATCGAGTAAGTCCAACCAGTGTCCAATGGATCACTCTTCTCTATGGCCTTTCTATTTCCTTGGTCCTTCCCTCGTGAGAAGCTAGGGTTGGAGCCCCGTCGTGGGCTTTTTGATGCTGTCTTGTTTCGTTATCCTATTATTcattggattttcatttttggGATTCATCTTGCTCTTGTGTTATTACACAGAgctttggttttttatttttacttgaTGGACCCCTTATCGAGTTCgcttttaattaaaaaaaagaaaaaggactcAAATCTAGACATCATTCGTGACGGTATgcaaaatttgttgatgttttTATAGGTCTTTGCGTCAGTAATCAATAGTCGCAAATCTCAATTAACTCATGTATCCCATGAAAATATCCCCGCAACAGTAATTCCCCATCACAAATAGCTTTTGCCACCCCTCCATTTCCGTCGATACCCCGTCACAAAAGCCTTTGCGATGGTAAAAACACTAATTGCGATGGTAATCCCATCGCAAAAAGCCTTCTCTCTTGCAGTGTATTTACCGTCCTACTCCAATCCAACTTTTGCAACTTAAACGTTACAATGGAATCCTTTCACGCATGAGTGCGTGAGAGTTTTTTGGTGGTatgcaaaaggaaaacaatagtTTCGTCGCTAGAAATAGGAACTAGTAATGCTTGGGACTTCCGGTTGGTGTGCatagcaccgtgctgcgcacctctgaGCTGTTAgatcgtgcatctgacggctcaaatctcatctcggcaaccaacgattgaGAGCCGTtcgttgccgagatgagatccaagccgtcggatgcacgatccgacggttCGGAGATGCGCAGCACGATGCTGCGCAcatcactgcacaacaccatccccaaaTTCTAATGCTTGAAGCGACACATTACCtcactgttttttctttttgttttgtactatTTCTTGTTTGCAAATTGCAATTGTTGTcgataatttttagtttttaccatcggtaaatagtaaaaattaaaaactagcATCGTACATTACCCAAACAACCCAGTTTTTGGTTTACTTGTATACTAGCATACAGCCCGTGCTAAGGTCGTAAATAACACAAAATAAAGTAGAAGGGTTGATCAACATACATATGTCAAATCGTTTTTCTACCATCTCTCTTAAAAGTAATTGGTGCTAGGAAGGGCTTTAATgaagtcttttatgacatttgatatcgcacccgcaagtctaTTTTTAAAGCGGTTGCCGGGAGCatcattgtgtaaccaaatccataaGGCACTTCGGACCCAAcaatatatttaaaaatcaTGTATCTGAGTTCCATGCACTATTGCTACCTATAATATATAAGCATCACGAGTTTCTTAAAGGCTGcccatgtttttttatttgaccCAAAACTAAACAGTTAAGCAtctgacccaaaaaaataattcatcgGACTTTTCTACTCCTATCTAGGATGTGCTAATTAcaatagttttgaaattaatcAAATATAAATTTAAGTCTTATTTATTATATGGAAAGACCAATCGGTTCATGCCACATGTCGCAGCGAGGTTCTTCCTCACGAAAAGTGTCTCTTGCAATAATATATTAAGATAGATATTAttgttctaatatttttatccaCAAAAACGCGCGCCTTCAAGGCTACATAATGGAGTTGGGTAACTGTaatctgaactttttcttctatCCTTATAATTTCCTGTCCAGGTCTGGGTATGTCTAATCAACAAAAGATCTTTCTGCCATAATGTAAACCAACAAATCTTTCAACAAATGAACGCACGacctcaacatttttttttcgatAACTCAGTATTTGGTCTATTGAACAGACTAATTTGAAAGATCAATTTCACGATGCACTGACGGCCGAAGGTTCGAGTAAATTCGTAACGAAATCTCTTACAAGTTAACTTAACAAAGAAATTAATTGATAGTACGCAGGTGGAAGACAAGTTAAACCCTACACCAAAGACACCTCGACATTTGAACATTTATCCTATGTTTTTGAATTGATCTACCAAGAAATTAGTCCTcaaatatgtatgtatataaaaATTGAAGGTTTACTCTCGGATTTTCGGTCCATATAAATCTCAGCAACTTTTTTTTGATGGGTAATtgaactcgacaaagggtacatcgaggcgGCCAACACTACATGCAAGGAAAACTTGAATCAAAGAGAAGGCCAAAAAACTCAGCAACTTGATGTCCTTTTGAACAATAGGTTTTCTGGAAAATACCCgcgaaaatatatttttgtcttcatagGACAAACAAGAATCTAACAAAAAACGTGCGATGTATATTCTTTTCCTTGTAAATCCAAGATAAACAACTGCATAagaagagacaaaaaaaaaaaactacaaattgTTAAAATAAACTCATCTTTATTATCAAAATCGCGATCGAGACGATTACATTGCAAAAAACAAAGCTACTATAAAGTAACACATTATTTTGTAGAGTAGTATTACGACTTAAATAGGCTCCATATGCTACAAAATCCGATGCCTAAACCCACTCTATATAGTATATAgtagtaaaaacaaaaacacagacACAAGTTAACTTATTAATTAGGTAATTTTCTAGATatgccttttttgtttttgttttttccatgGATTTATCAAACCCATAAAGCTCCAGCCCTCCTGAGCATAGGGATCAATGACCTCTTAAGGTGAAGGCTCATGACCTCATTGGCTCCACCCACCAACTCGCCGCCAATGAACACCGCAGGGACCGCCGGGTTGCAACCGCGGCTGATAAGCGCCGCCTCGATTTCCCGGCCCCTCGGAATCTCATCGAGCTCTTGAATGCTAGGGTTAACACCGAAGTCCGAGAACAGGGTTTTGATTGTGTGGCTCATGCAACAAGAGCTCTTGCTGAATATCACCACCGGCCTTTCGCTCACCATTTTTGCCACCCTATCCATTTTAGCGATAAAACTAGGAGAGAGAAATATCTAGAGATCGATCGATCGGTTTGAAAATACTTTGAGTAGGAAATGCaagtaagaaattttttgtagaGAAATGTGAGCTAGGTTTGGTGATTGGGAGAGAAGTTTTGGTTGTGAGGGAATTTGAGATGGATTGGGAGGGTATATATAGGGTTGTGTGGGGGGTGTGGTTggataaaattaatcaaatttttcATGAGGAAAAAATGAGGAGAATTTTAAAAAGTGAAGGATAAGgggaataatattttatgttttcttccactagatgatttttttttttttttttaattttgttctttaCCCAAATTGCTCCCATGAGATGATCATTAGTTGATAGTGATAGACTTGATGGCCCAATGGTGGAAATGAAAAAAGTTTGCACTATAACGATTCTCTGCATACGGAAATTCGATGGTACAATATTGTCTGGTAACAATCATGCACAAAGCATGTCGGCATATTCGAAATCCACGaatgccaaatattttaaacattGGAACTACTAAGAAGGTTTACTCGGTCGTTAATTTAAGAGAACTCAGAATTAGGTGGGCATGCTTTtagttataaaaagaaaaaaagaaacacaatcATGcacatttgtgttttttttttcccctacagTTAATATGATTTGATACCTTGGAATAAATCGATTGTTATTGTCAGCTTTcaagttttaatttttatttatgacccgacccgttttccgactagatttttattttataaactgGTTTCATTCAATTATGGGTTGGATGTACtatattttctttccttctatCCTATGATTGTCTGGATAAGTTTAGATGTCAACATAATTGGGCGCGTTGTATTCTCGAGTTACAATgctctatatctttttctttcttttcatcgATGTTCCTTTTACCGagcttcaataaaaaaaattctttccttgagccaaaaaaaaagaagagagagagatcacgGATGTACGTGGTAGTATTGTGTCAATTATATATAGTATTCGAAATTGTCATAAAATAAGCAAAGAAGCTTATTTagtgaaaaattgaaaatacaatGAAATTGTAGCAAACTCTGGTAGTGTTTGCTGTAAAAATTAAAGTTAATTAAAACTTAGCTTTCAATTAACTTAGAATCTCGATTCTAAAAGCACCTCACAAACCACTGTTTCTTCAACATCAtatttgaccttttttttttgatcggctaattttttttttattataaactcGACAAAGAAAACATCGAGGAAGCCATCATCTTTGACCGTTTTCTACTTATAAAAATCCCATCCTAATATTTGTTGATTTGGACTTGGGTTTTTTTATTAACAGCAAAAGGAATGTCATTAATGTCAAATTGTTACAAAGCGATAAGGCATCGTAGGTCACATGAGTCACATCGCAACTAGGTTAATTGGTACCCGTACCCAAGCAAATCATTAGGTCTCAAATGGGTCGAGTCATATATAGACTGTGTTCGCTTTTAGAAACCCAACCCTTTCTCTACGCGTATTGTCTCCAATAAgttctctctaattattactcttatttatgtatctatttctctcttcattaccccaaaaacttTCCTCAAACCCCAAACCGAATAAAGATGATGTTGATCACCTTATGATCTATCTGGTTCCTATTTTTGTTACTTAGTCATTGTTTGATAACAGTAATAGATGGATGaaattcgtaaggagatgaaattatgattgaaattattaatgagaaagaattgataattaatatgtttgtttgggatgagattaAATGATGAGaatattaatatcatgtttgtttgagatgtgactagatgatgagattgaattgataggagaaattggtaatgagaaggggttGAGATTGGATTACGAATACCAAGTCCAAGGGGTATTACTAATACCCCCTATGAGCCGGATTGATAGTCCCGAATTGTTCATCTCATGGGACTACCAATCCGGaccaattttgaaaacaaaacaaagtattACTAATACCATCACCTTAACAATCCAATCCCAACCTCCAATCCGTTtatcaaacagggccttagAACTTTGATCGATCAGCTGTATCTTTCTGTGAGGAATCTGATGAGTTGGAGAAAGAAGTTAGGGTTTATCCAATTTGGACCTCTCCTTTTTGGCTGTAACAAGATTCGCACCCATTACacaaaaaagaatacaaaaggccaaaacccaaaaaagacaGAGATCGAGAGTGGGGATCAAAAATTTTCTTGATATTGACAGCACAGGCTTATAATGTTAAAGAATATATTTGAATTTCTCATTTGCACCTCCGGTCACGTGTACCAAAAATGCCTGTACCTTTGTTACGTAATCTTTCTCGCATAATTACATAAAAGACGAAAATCTTTTTGTACAATTGGCTGACATTACACAGGAACgaaggtacaagtactttttcGACGTAGAAGATTTGATCTCCCTCATTTGTACCATTTGGTGAGCTAAaggaaagagggaaaaagaaagataaagaaTACGAATGTTCTCAAAAGGTTTTTCTTGATATAAATTCAGAACGTCACAAAatgatctcttcttcttcttcttctttatttccaCCTCTTAATTATACAATAAAAACAAAG is a window encoding:
- the LOC131317695 gene encoding monothiol glutaredoxin-S2, translating into MDRVAKMVSERPVVIFSKSSCCMSHTIKTLFSDFGVNPSIQELDEIPRGREIEAALISRGCNPAVPAVFIGGELVGGANEVMSLHLKRSLIPMLRRAGALWV